In a genomic window of Feifania hominis:
- a CDS encoding anaerobic ribonucleoside triphosphate reductase: MSTTATSTTVTINTITKRDGRVVPFDPSKIAGAISKAFAATKSPKSEAECAALAGEVVASLLEDGLITPSIEQIQDTVEKVLIQNGFVRTAKAYILYRAERSRVREMDNRLMKTYQDITFRDAAESDIKRENANIDGDTAMGTMLKYGSEGSKLFYEMFVLKPEHAQAHRDGDIHIHDMDFYTLTTTCCQIDLLSLFKDGFSTGHGVLREPNDITSYSALCCIAIQSNQNDQHGGQSIVNFDYGMAPGVAKTYRKLYRNHLADALEFDLDESGLREKVVEILDAIREKDGLGPTLEGYEKFEKKLAPSLCEHFGLEKKEAERLCRFVREKARAETDKTTYQAMEAFVHNLNTMHSRAGAQTPFSSINYGMDTSPEARMVMRNLLLATEAGLGHGETPIFPIQIFRVKEGVNYNPGDPNYDLFQLACRVSAKRLFPNFSFVDAPFNLQYYKPGHPETEIAYMGCRTRVMGNVYDPDREISNGRGNLSFTSINLPRIAIRSRGDISFFFEELDRKMALVVDQLNERFEIQAKKKVKNFPFLMGQGVWIDSDKLDWEDEIREILKHGTLTVGFIGLAECLKALVGAHHGESETSQNLGLEIIGHMREWLDDLSARTGMNYSLIATPAEGLSGRFVRLDRAKYGVIEGVTDREYYTNSFHIPVYYPISAFDKIRLEAPYHALTNGGHISYIELDGDPSQNLAAFEKVVRYMHDCGIGYGSINHPVDRDPVCGYNGIIGDTCPQCGRSEGDIPFERIRRITGYLVGTLSRFNNAKRAEERDRVKHNV; encoded by the coding sequence ATGAGCACTACGGCAACCTCTACCACAGTTACCATCAACACCATCACCAAGCGGGATGGCCGAGTCGTCCCGTTTGACCCCTCCAAAATTGCGGGGGCCATATCCAAGGCCTTTGCCGCTACAAAGTCCCCCAAGAGCGAGGCCGAGTGTGCCGCGCTTGCGGGCGAAGTTGTCGCGAGTCTGCTCGAGGACGGCCTTATCACCCCCTCCATCGAGCAGATTCAGGACACGGTGGAAAAGGTTCTCATCCAAAACGGCTTTGTGCGCACCGCCAAGGCCTACATCCTCTACCGCGCGGAGCGCAGCCGTGTGCGCGAGATGGACAACCGCCTGATGAAGACCTACCAGGACATCACGTTTCGCGACGCGGCCGAGTCCGATATCAAGCGTGAAAACGCCAACATCGACGGCGACACCGCAATGGGAACCATGCTCAAATACGGCTCCGAGGGCTCCAAGCTCTTCTACGAGATGTTTGTACTCAAGCCCGAGCATGCGCAGGCCCACCGCGACGGCGACATCCACATCCACGATATGGACTTCTACACGCTGACCACCACCTGCTGCCAGATTGATCTGCTGAGTCTGTTCAAAGACGGCTTTTCGACCGGCCACGGCGTGCTGCGCGAGCCAAACGACATCACCAGCTATTCGGCGCTGTGCTGCATCGCCATCCAGTCGAACCAGAATGATCAGCACGGTGGCCAGTCCATCGTCAATTTCGACTACGGCATGGCGCCGGGCGTTGCCAAGACCTACCGCAAGCTCTACCGCAATCATCTGGCGGACGCTCTGGAATTTGACCTTGACGAGAGTGGTCTGCGGGAGAAAGTGGTTGAAATTCTCGATGCCATCCGCGAGAAGGACGGGCTCGGTCCGACACTCGAGGGCTATGAGAAATTCGAGAAAAAGCTGGCTCCCTCCCTCTGCGAGCACTTCGGCCTCGAGAAGAAGGAGGCCGAGCGGCTGTGCCGGTTCGTTCGGGAAAAGGCCCGCGCCGAGACCGACAAGACGACCTACCAGGCCATGGAGGCCTTTGTTCACAATCTCAATACCATGCACTCGCGTGCCGGCGCGCAGACGCCGTTTTCCTCGATCAACTACGGCATGGACACCTCGCCCGAGGCGCGCATGGTGATGAGAAATCTTCTTCTCGCAACCGAGGCCGGCCTCGGCCACGGCGAGACGCCGATCTTCCCCATACAGATCTTCCGCGTCAAAGAGGGAGTCAACTACAACCCCGGCGACCCGAACTACGACCTGTTCCAGCTCGCCTGCCGGGTGAGCGCGAAGCGGCTGTTCCCGAACTTCTCCTTTGTCGACGCGCCGTTCAATCTTCAGTATTACAAGCCCGGCCACCCCGAGACCGAGATCGCCTACATGGGCTGCCGCACACGCGTCATGGGCAATGTCTACGACCCGGACCGCGAGATTTCAAACGGGCGCGGCAACCTGTCGTTCACCTCGATCAATCTGCCGCGTATCGCCATCCGCTCGCGCGGTGACATCTCGTTTTTCTTTGAGGAACTCGACCGCAAGATGGCCCTTGTCGTCGACCAGCTCAATGAGCGCTTTGAGATTCAGGCGAAGAAAAAAGTCAAAAACTTCCCGTTTCTCATGGGGCAGGGCGTCTGGATCGACAGCGACAAGCTCGACTGGGAGGATGAGATTCGCGAGATTCTCAAGCACGGCACACTGACCGTCGGCTTCATCGGCCTCGCCGAGTGTCTCAAGGCCCTGGTCGGCGCACACCACGGCGAGAGCGAGACCTCGCAGAACCTCGGTCTTGAGATCATCGGCCACATGCGCGAATGGCTCGACGATCTCTCGGCCCGCACGGGGATGAACTACTCGCTCATCGCGACGCCCGCCGAGGGTCTCTCGGGGCGCTTCGTGCGCCTCGACCGCGCCAAATACGGCGTCATCGAGGGTGTGACTGACCGCGAGTACTACACCAACAGCTTCCACATCCCGGTCTACTACCCGATCTCCGCCTTTGACAAGATTCGCCTGGAGGCGCCCTACCATGCGCTGACAAACGGCGGCCACATCTCCTACATCGAACTCGACGGCGACCCGTCGCAGAATCTCGCGGCCTTTGAAAAGGTGGTTCGCTACATGCACGACTGCGGCATCGGCTACGGCTCGATCAATCATCCGGTCGACCGCGACCCGGTCTGCGGCTACAACGGCATCATCGGCGACACCTGCCCGCAGTGCGGGCGCAGCGAGGGCGACATCCCCTTTGAGCGCATCCGCCGCATCACGGGCTATCTGGTCGGTACGCTCAGCCGCTTCAACAACGCCAAGCGTGCCGAGGAGCGCGACCGGGTCAAGCACAATGTCTGA
- the nrdG gene encoding anaerobic ribonucleoside-triphosphate reductase activating protein — MSDLEQLIRVAGTVNDSIVDGPGMRFTLFTQGCPHHCPGCHNPQTHDPDAGSLMSVGEIWQRIVKNPLLDGITLSGGEPFSQPAPLTALARLARGHGLHVMAYSGYTFEELLARGEETLALLGQLDLLVDGRFVLAERTLSLPFRGSKNQRILDVPRSLTSGAAVEAPL, encoded by the coding sequence ATGTCTGATCTCGAGCAGCTCATCCGGGTTGCCGGGACCGTCAACGACTCCATCGTCGACGGCCCCGGCATGCGTTTTACCCTCTTCACCCAGGGCTGCCCGCACCACTGCCCCGGCTGCCACAATCCCCAGACCCACGACCCGGATGCGGGCAGTCTGATGAGCGTCGGTGAAATCTGGCAGCGGATTGTCAAAAACCCGCTTCTCGACGGAATCACGCTCTCGGGCGGCGAACCTTTTTCGCAGCCTGCTCCCCTCACGGCGCTCGCCCGGCTGGCCCGTGGGCACGGATTGCATGTGATGGCCTACAGCGGCTATACCTTTGAGGAGCTTCTCGCGCGCGGCGAGGAGACTCTCGCGCTTCTCGGCCAGCTCGACTTGCTCGTCGACGGACGCTTCGTGCTTGCCGAACGGACGCTCTCGCTGCCTTTCCGGGGTTCTAAAAATCAGCGGATTCTTGACGTGCCGCGCTCTCTTACGTCCGGCGCCGCCGTGGAAGCCCCGCTCTGA
- a CDS encoding NUDIX hydrolase, whose translation MHFSDSLLRYRPHDREEDDTLHRMLRLWQEDGERAFTRENTAAHFTSAGFLVNATRTHTLMIYHRIYRSWSWTGGHADGETDLLQTALREAREETGLALVTALSEEPVSLDILPVPAHEKRGQPVAAHLHYNAAYALLADEAAPLRQNVEETLGVRWLPLAQLPQYCSEPEMLPVYDKIIRRIREL comes from the coding sequence ATGCACTTTTCCGACAGCCTGCTTCGCTACCGGCCCCACGACCGGGAGGAAGACGACACGCTTCACAGGATGCTGCGCCTCTGGCAGGAGGATGGCGAGCGCGCTTTCACCCGCGAAAACACGGCTGCCCACTTCACTTCGGCCGGATTTCTGGTAAACGCCACGCGCACTCACACCCTGATGATCTACCACCGCATCTACCGCTCCTGGTCCTGGACCGGCGGACACGCCGACGGGGAGACCGACCTGCTGCAAACGGCGCTGCGCGAGGCGCGCGAGGAGACCGGCCTTGCCCTTGTCACGGCGCTTTCAGAGGAGCCCGTGTCCCTCGACATTCTCCCGGTGCCCGCCCATGAGAAGCGCGGTCAGCCGGTTGCCGCCCACCTGCACTACAACGCGGCCTACGCGCTGCTGGCAGACGAGGCAGCCCCCCTCAGACAGAATGTGGAGGAGACGCTCGGCGTGCGCTGGCTCCCTCTTGCGCAGCTCCCGCAGTACTGCTCAGAGCCCGAGATGCTGCCGGTCTACGACAAAATCATCCGGCGCATCCGTGAGCTCTGA
- a CDS encoding RNA polymerase sigma factor, with translation MSQEEIISLIRRRDERGAQALLIHYGPLMRYVIAPILRDPQDREECLSEALLRVWDKIASYQEELGSWNAWLTALARNAALDRARQLRRTDATQELSVQLPSPEPTPEQEILRREQRDALHRALGQLSAAERVLFYRKYYYMQSTEQIARELGMTPRAVEGRLYRLKKRLRHAMGGDGHA, from the coding sequence ATGTCACAGGAGGAGATCATCTCACTGATTCGCAGGCGTGACGAGCGTGGGGCGCAGGCTCTGCTGATCCACTACGGCCCGCTGATGCGATATGTCATTGCCCCCATTCTCCGCGACCCGCAGGACCGCGAGGAGTGTCTGTCCGAGGCGCTTCTGCGGGTCTGGGACAAAATTGCCTCCTACCAGGAGGAGCTCGGAAGCTGGAATGCCTGGCTGACGGCTCTCGCGCGCAATGCGGCGCTCGATCGTGCCCGGCAGCTGCGGCGCACGGACGCTACGCAGGAACTCAGCGTGCAACTCCCCTCGCCGGAGCCGACTCCCGAGCAGGAAATTCTGAGGCGGGAACAGCGCGACGCGCTGCATCGTGCGCTCGGCCAGCTCAGCGCCGCCGAGCGAGTTCTGTTCTACCGAAAATACTACTACATGCAGTCGACCGAGCAGATTGCCCGCGAGCTCGGCATGACGCCGCGGGCCGTTGAGGGCCGGCTCTATCGGCTGAAAAAGCGGCTGCGGCATGCGATGGGAGGTGACGGCCATGCGTGA
- the ybaK gene encoding Cys-tRNA(Pro) deacylase: MAEPKTNAMRILDRFHIAYAVHTYEPGDGIDGVSVAGKLGRDPADVYKTLVTLAKSGEHYVFVIPVERELDLKAAAAAVGEKAVSMLPLKDLTKVTGYIRGGCSPIGMKKLFRTVIDASARDRENIVVSAGKIGLQIETAPANLQRAVDAIFAPVAQH, translated from the coding sequence ATGGCGGAACCGAAGACAAACGCAATGAGGATTCTCGACCGGTTTCACATAGCTTATGCGGTACACACCTATGAGCCGGGTGACGGCATTGACGGCGTGTCAGTGGCAGGCAAGCTCGGCCGTGACCCGGCCGATGTCTACAAGACACTCGTCACTCTGGCAAAGAGCGGCGAGCACTATGTCTTTGTGATTCCGGTTGAGCGGGAACTCGATCTCAAGGCGGCTGCCGCCGCGGTGGGAGAGAAAGCGGTGTCCATGCTGCCGCTGAAAGATCTGACCAAAGTCACCGGTTACATCCGGGGCGGCTGCAGCCCGATCGGTATGAAGAAGCTCTTTCGCACCGTGATTGACGCCTCAGCGCGCGACCGGGAGAACATTGTTGTCAGCGCCGGTAAGATCGGTCTGCAGATCGAGACCGCACCTGCAAACCTACAGAGGGCGGTCGATGCGATTTTTGCCCCCGTTGCGCAGCATTGA
- a CDS encoding glycosyltransferase family 8 protein, producing the protein MNIVVTLDAGYIPQLKVMLHSLMRHHPQEQVDVYILHSRLTPQDFDEIARPLPAECVLHSVAVRDEMLRSAPVSGRYPREMYYRLFAAQLLPPTVNRALYLDPDTVINGSLHELYDMDLGGCCYAAATHVREALRRINALRLCARGLESYVNSGVLLMDLAALRADDRTGDIARFIEENQNRLLLPDQDIISVLYGGRIAQLDAFRYNMTERLFVLRPDSEAFLNLDWVRKNAAVIHYCGRNKPWKTRYRGKLGVFYHEAAALCERAQRGK; encoded by the coding sequence TTGAATATCGTTGTGACGCTTGATGCGGGCTACATTCCCCAGCTCAAAGTGATGCTCCACTCTCTGATGCGGCACCACCCCCAGGAGCAGGTGGATGTCTACATACTGCACTCGCGCCTGACGCCACAGGATTTTGACGAGATTGCCCGGCCTCTGCCGGCCGAATGTGTGCTGCACAGCGTCGCGGTGCGTGACGAGATGCTCCGGTCTGCACCTGTGAGCGGCCGCTATCCGCGCGAGATGTACTACCGCCTCTTTGCGGCGCAGCTTCTGCCGCCGACAGTGAACAGAGCGCTCTATCTCGATCCCGACACGGTGATCAACGGTTCGCTGCACGAACTCTATGATATGGATCTTGGCGGCTGCTGTTATGCCGCCGCAACCCATGTGCGTGAGGCGCTGCGCCGCATCAACGCTCTGCGCCTCTGCGCGCGGGGACTTGAGAGCTATGTCAATTCGGGCGTTCTGCTGATGGATCTTGCAGCCCTGCGTGCGGATGATCGAACCGGGGACATCGCCCGTTTTATTGAGGAGAATCAAAACAGGCTGCTTTTACCCGATCAAGATATCATCAGTGTACTATACGGCGGGCGTATTGCGCAGCTCGACGCATTTCGTTACAACATGACGGAGAGACTGTTTGTGCTGCGTCCCGACAGTGAGGCCTTTCTGAATTTGGATTGGGTGCGGAAAAATGCAGCCGTCATCCATTACTGTGGGCGAAATAAGCCCTGGAAGACGCGCTATCGGGGAAAGCTCGGCGTCTTTTACCATGAGGCGGCGGCTCTCTGTGAGAGAGCGCAAAGGGGGAAGTAG
- a CDS encoding NADH peroxidase, which produces MKKFVCTVCGYVHEGTEPPEFCPVCKAPASKFQEQAGEKTWAAEHVVGVAKGVPEDIIKDLRMNFEGECSEVGMYLAMARVAHREGYPEIGLYWEKAAYEEAEHAAKFAELLGEVVTDSTKKNLEMRVDAENGATAGKFDLAKRAKELNLDAIHDTVHEMARDEARHGKAFEGLLARYFG; this is translated from the coding sequence ATGAAAAAATTTGTCTGCACAGTCTGTGGCTATGTCCATGAGGGAACAGAGCCCCCGGAGTTCTGCCCCGTCTGCAAGGCGCCCGCTTCCAAGTTTCAGGAGCAGGCCGGCGAGAAGACCTGGGCTGCCGAGCATGTGGTCGGCGTGGCCAAGGGTGTCCCGGAGGACATCATCAAGGATCTTCGCATGAATTTTGAGGGCGAGTGCTCTGAGGTTGGCATGTATCTGGCTATGGCCCGCGTCGCTCACCGCGAGGGCTATCCCGAGATCGGTCTCTACTGGGAGAAAGCGGCCTACGAAGAGGCGGAGCACGCCGCCAAGTTTGCCGAGCTCCTGGGCGAGGTTGTCACCGACTCCACCAAGAAAAACCTTGAGATGCGCGTTGACGCTGAGAACGGCGCCACCGCCGGCAAGTTTGATCTTGCCAAGCGCGCGAAAGAGCTTAATCTCGATGCCATCCATGATACCGTTCATGAGATGGCCCGCGACGAAGCGAGACACGGTAAGGCTTTCGAGGGCCTGCTGGCGCGCTACTTCGGCTGA
- a CDS encoding Fur family transcriptional regulator: MERVEKYSRKREAILNAIRSTATHPTADWVYQKLKKEYPDLSLGTVYRNISRFKEDGRVVSVGVVGGQERLDGVTEPHAHFICRGCGAVLDVPTLPHDLAIDCEVERGCAVKVDYHHLTFYGVCEHCLKKQHI, encoded by the coding sequence ATGGAACGCGTTGAAAAGTACAGCCGAAAACGAGAGGCGATTTTAAATGCCATTCGCTCCACCGCCACTCATCCGACCGCCGACTGGGTCTACCAGAAGCTCAAAAAAGAGTATCCCGATTTGAGCCTCGGCACGGTCTACCGCAACATCTCCCGCTTCAAGGAGGACGGCAGGGTCGTCAGCGTCGGCGTAGTCGGCGGCCAGGAGCGGCTCGACGGGGTGACTGAGCCCCACGCCCACTTTATCTGCCGCGGCTGCGGCGCGGTACTCGATGTGCCGACGCTGCCCCACGATCTGGCGATCGACTGCGAAGTCGAACGGGGCTGTGCGGTCAAGGTCGACTACCATCATCTGACCTTTTACGGGGTCTGTGAACACTGCTTGAAAAAACAACATATATAA
- a CDS encoding manganese efflux pump has translation MDLNLLLVAVMSFDFFFACAAYRVERIAIPLGSRAVIALSGSLFLAVSLCFSGALSRLLPAAAVRLLGAFALLAMGVMNLAENALKSAAARVEKRDRPLTVRLCNFAFVLTVYADNTRADADRSKRLSAREALYLAIPLSIDSLVTGLGIQTTPAGAAALLGFSFACGMAAATLGTMLGAGIAARGAKNKAWLGGIILVALAIFKMFP, from the coding sequence TTGGATTTGAATCTCCTACTGGTCGCAGTGATGAGCTTCGACTTTTTCTTTGCCTGCGCCGCCTACCGAGTGGAGCGTATCGCCATACCGCTCGGTTCGAGGGCTGTTATCGCCCTGTCGGGCAGCCTGTTTCTCGCCGTCTCGCTGTGCTTTTCGGGGGCGCTTTCACGGCTGCTTCCGGCTGCCGCAGTGCGGCTGCTCGGGGCTTTTGCACTGCTCGCAATGGGGGTGATGAATCTCGCGGAAAATGCCCTCAAGTCGGCCGCGGCGCGAGTGGAAAAACGAGACCGGCCCCTCACGGTGCGCCTTTGTAACTTTGCGTTTGTACTGACGGTCTACGCGGACAACACGCGGGCCGACGCCGACCGCTCCAAGCGCCTCTCGGCGAGAGAGGCGCTGTATCTGGCGATTCCGCTCTCGATTGATTCGCTGGTGACCGGCCTTGGCATCCAGACGACGCCCGCGGGCGCCGCGGCGCTTTTGGGCTTCTCCTTTGCCTGCGGTATGGCAGCTGCCACGCTCGGTACAATGCTGGGAGCCGGCATTGCGGCGCGCGGCGCAAAGAATAAGGCCTGGCTCGGCGGCATCATCCTGGTAGCACTTGCCATTTTCAAAATGTTCCCATAG
- a CDS encoding CAP domain-containing protein, whose translation MKRILTAWLLALSLIVTTALGAGAAVDEPQQQADALRTLELFTGTELGDELSRTPTRAEALCMLIRLLGKEEQALSGDYETPYTDSVEWAEPYLGYAYEAGIAFGISESEFGPSLPATNQQFVTMVLRVLGYDSTLDFLYDDAIDKAAEVGLIDGETAGFTRAEMVAVSYRALSCPQKGTQRTLIQSLVAQGVVDADTARGCGFSVPSAGSSGSGESSGSSGGNSGGSSGGNSGGSSDDDTATPAPPNVTPPSEDGGHNGGDEALPPAQSEPGENEDSPVTTPTPPAVDQTPTPPAGDSEPEPESPTEEPLPSGDGFQIGGVSVPLGATRSQLTSLLGSPSRTDPSQYGFSWLIYNRDYENFIMVGLQNDRVVAFYSNARNASYLGNRIGSQAVTTSAPAGYSMELFYDQHAGGVVNGILVLPSGASRSTSESILRAMELENVDLVSAERVRAGLSPVTYDERAASVARAHSADMIARGYFSHTNPDGQSPFDRMKAGGITYSYAAENIAQGYQTVFDVHSGWMNSLGHRTNILAPEYTLLGVGIAGGSGYSLTYTENFYTPR comes from the coding sequence ATGAAACGAATTCTGACCGCGTGGCTTTTGGCGCTCTCGCTGATTGTCACGACCGCCCTGGGCGCAGGCGCGGCCGTCGATGAGCCGCAGCAGCAGGCCGATGCCCTGCGCACGCTCGAGCTCTTCACCGGGACGGAGCTGGGCGATGAGCTCAGCCGCACCCCGACGCGCGCCGAGGCGCTTTGTATGCTGATCCGTCTGCTCGGCAAGGAGGAGCAGGCGCTGAGCGGAGACTATGAGACACCCTACACCGACTCGGTCGAGTGGGCCGAGCCCTATCTTGGCTATGCCTACGAGGCGGGAATCGCTTTCGGCATCTCCGAGAGCGAATTCGGCCCCTCACTTCCCGCGACGAATCAGCAGTTTGTCACCATGGTGCTGCGGGTGCTCGGCTATGACTCCACCCTCGACTTTCTCTATGACGACGCCATCGACAAAGCTGCAGAGGTGGGACTTATCGACGGTGAAACGGCCGGCTTCACCCGGGCCGAAATGGTTGCGGTAAGCTACCGCGCTCTCAGCTGCCCGCAGAAAGGCACGCAGAGAACCCTGATACAGTCTCTTGTCGCGCAGGGGGTCGTCGACGCCGACACGGCGCGCGGCTGCGGCTTCTCCGTTCCCTCCGCCGGCAGCTCCGGAAGCGGCGAGTCCTCCGGGAGCTCAGGCGGGAACTCTGGTGGGAGCTCAGGCGGGAACTCTGGCGGGAGCTCGGACGACGATACCGCGACACCCGCGCCCCCCAATGTGACGCCTCCCAGTGAAGATGGCGGCCACAACGGTGGGGACGAAGCGCTTCCCCCCGCCCAGAGCGAACCGGGCGAGAACGAGGATTCGCCGGTCACAACACCGACCCCTCCTGCCGTCGATCAGACTCCCACCCCGCCCGCAGGCGACTCCGAACCCGAGCCCGAATCTCCCACAGAGGAGCCCCTGCCCTCCGGCGACGGCTTTCAGATCGGCGGCGTATCGGTGCCCCTTGGCGCCACCCGGTCCCAGCTCACCTCGCTGCTCGGCAGCCCCAGTCGGACCGACCCCTCGCAGTATGGCTTCTCCTGGCTGATATACAATCGCGACTACGAGAATTTTATCATGGTCGGTCTGCAAAACGACCGGGTTGTTGCTTTCTACTCCAACGCGAGAAACGCCTCGTATCTCGGCAACCGCATCGGCTCGCAGGCCGTCACAACTTCGGCGCCCGCCGGCTACTCCATGGAGCTCTTCTATGACCAGCACGCCGGTGGCGTGGTCAACGGCATTCTCGTTCTCCCGTCGGGTGCGAGCCGCTCGACCTCCGAGAGCATCCTGCGCGCCATGGAGCTTGAAAACGTCGATCTAGTCAGCGCCGAGCGCGTGCGCGCCGGCCTGTCGCCGGTCACCTACGACGAGCGCGCGGCAAGTGTCGCACGCGCCCACAGCGCCGACATGATTGCCCGCGGTTACTTCTCGCACACAAATCCCGACGGCCAGTCTCCCTTTGACCGCATGAAAGCGGGCGGCATCACTTACAGCTATGCTGCGGAGAACATTGCCCAGGGCTACCAGACTGTCTTTGACGTTCACAGCGGCTGGATGAATTCGCTCGGCCACCGCACCAACATTCTCGCACCCGAGTATACTCTGCTCGGCGTCGGCATTGCCGGCGGCTCGGGTTACTCTCTGACCTATACGGAGAATTTTTACACTCCGCGGTAA
- the aspS gene encoding aspartate--tRNA ligase, with protein MIATNQYRTHACGEIGKQLIGSEVRVAGWVENIRDHGGIQFLDLRDQSGIVQIVAKDEEMLQNVNRECTVTVRGTVVARDPDTVNDRLSTGRLEIRASQLEVLGRCRAALPFEISAARETREETRLRYRYLDLRNRRNHENLVLRSKIISHLRAQMEKLGFLEVQTPILTASSPEGARDYLIPSRKHPGKFYALPQAPQIFKQLLMVSGIERYYQIAPCFRDEDARADRSPGEFYQLDFEMAFATEEDVFAVAEQVLYETFRAFTDRPVSRPPFERISYRDCMLRYGTDKPDLRCPLTILDLSDRFVESGFAPFRGQCVRAIVAPGAAAQARSFFEGMLEFAVSIGMKGLGYLKVRKDGGFDGPIDKFLSEDDRVEITKRAALKPGDVLFFIADSEQAAPRLAGQIRRELGARLGLIDEDRFVFCFVTDFPMYEPDELTGRPAFTHNPFSMPKGGLQALESQDPFTILAHQYDIVCNGIELSSGAVRNHDLDTMVRAFEIAGYDARTVEEKFRSLYTAFQYGAPPHAGMAPGVDRMVMLLTGEQNIREVIAFPLNANAQDAMMGAPCEVSPKQLREVHIRTL; from the coding sequence ATGATTGCGACAAACCAGTACCGCACGCACGCCTGCGGCGAAATCGGCAAACAGCTCATCGGCAGTGAAGTCCGGGTAGCGGGGTGGGTCGAGAATATCCGAGACCACGGCGGAATTCAGTTTCTCGATCTGCGTGACCAGTCGGGCATCGTGCAGATCGTTGCGAAAGATGAGGAAATGCTGCAAAACGTCAACCGCGAGTGCACCGTCACCGTCCGCGGCACGGTTGTCGCACGCGACCCCGACACGGTCAACGACCGCCTGTCCACCGGCCGACTGGAGATTCGCGCCAGCCAGCTCGAGGTGCTCGGCCGGTGCCGCGCCGCGCTGCCCTTTGAGATCAGCGCAGCGCGTGAGACCCGGGAGGAGACCCGGCTGCGCTACCGCTATCTCGATCTGAGAAACCGCCGCAACCACGAGAATCTGGTGCTGCGCTCCAAAATCATCTCCCACCTGCGTGCCCAGATGGAGAAGCTCGGCTTTCTCGAAGTACAAACGCCCATTCTCACCGCCTCCTCTCCGGAAGGCGCGCGGGACTATCTGATTCCGAGCCGTAAGCACCCGGGCAAGTTCTACGCTCTGCCGCAGGCCCCGCAGATTTTCAAACAGCTTCTCATGGTGTCCGGCATTGAGCGCTACTATCAGATCGCGCCCTGCTTTCGTGACGAGGATGCGCGTGCGGACCGCTCGCCGGGCGAATTCTACCAGCTCGACTTCGAGATGGCCTTTGCCACCGAAGAGGATGTCTTCGCCGTCGCCGAGCAGGTGCTCTATGAGACTTTTCGCGCTTTCACAGACCGGCCGGTGTCGAGGCCTCCCTTTGAGCGAATCAGCTACAGAGACTGCATGCTGCGCTATGGCACCGACAAGCCGGATCTGCGCTGCCCGCTTACCATACTTGATCTGTCCGACCGGTTTGTCGAAAGCGGCTTTGCGCCGTTTCGCGGCCAGTGTGTCAGAGCCATCGTGGCGCCCGGCGCTGCCGCGCAGGCCCGCAGCTTCTTTGAGGGGATGCTCGAGTTTGCCGTCTCCATCGGCATGAAAGGTCTCGGCTACCTCAAAGTGCGAAAAGACGGCGGCTTCGACGGCCCCATAGACAAATTTCTCTCGGAGGACGACCGCGTCGAGATCACAAAACGCGCCGCATTGAAGCCCGGCGATGTGCTCTTCTTCATCGCCGACAGCGAACAGGCGGCGCCCCGGCTCGCAGGACAGATCCGCCGTGAGCTGGGCGCCCGGCTGGGGCTTATCGACGAGGACCGCTTTGTCTTCTGTTTTGTCACCGATTTTCCCATGTACGAGCCCGATGAGCTCACCGGCCGCCCGGCATTTACTCACAACCCTTTCTCCATGCCCAAGGGCGGGCTGCAGGCGCTTGAGTCGCAGGATCCGTTTACCATCCTCGCCCACCAGTACGACATTGTCTGCAACGGCATCGAACTCTCCTCGGGCGCAGTCAGAAACCATGATCTTGACACCATGGTGCGCGCCTTTGAGATCGCAGGATACGACGCGCGTACCGTCGAGGAAAAATTCCGCTCGCTCTATACCGCCTTTCAATATGGCGCACCGCCCCACGCAGGTATGGCGCCGGGTGTCGATCGCATGGTGATGCTGCTCACCGGCGAGCAGAACATTCGCGAGGTCATCGCCTTTCCCCTGAATGCAAACGCGCAGGATGCCATGATGGGTGCCCCCTGCGAAGTTTCACCAAAACAGCTGCGCGAAGTCCATATTCGAACACTCTGA